From a region of the Tautonia rosea genome:
- a CDS encoding PVC-type heme-binding CxxCH protein — MSRFLLRGLGLLLLISPAAIAQRDLTDPPDPDPKAELASFEVLNGFEVNLWAAEPDVFKPIQMNWDTEGRLWVACSSVYPQIAPGQEANDQIIVLEDTDGDGTADSSTVFADGLLIPTGILPGDGGCYVANSTEILHLSDTNGDGKADTQRVVLSGFGTEDTHHMIHTFRWGFDGLFYFNQSVYIHSHVETPFGPRRLGGGGIWQYRPENGRLEVFARGFVNPWGHHYDRFGQNFATDGAGFEGVAHVVPGASYTAISNPERFLHGLNPGSPKYCGAVIASGRHLPEELVGNLVTNDFRANRVVRFALEADGSSYVSREQAPLIRSSHVGFRPIDVLMGPDGAIYVADWYNPIIQHGEVDFRDPRRDQERGRIWRITAKGRPLVDRPKLADAPVPTLLDTLTAPEGWTREATRQVLKERGPEAVLPALTQWAAALDPTDGEAQLEALWLHQSLDQAEPALLSSMLDADDPNLRAAAVRVAGAWHDRLSDPVATLAPLVVDEHPRVRLEAIRALAVVPDPNAAEVALRALTLPVDPTLDYALYLTAVETAPLWLPSVTEGESDLGGAEPLAFALLAVGSSEVMDPLMRLVRSGELPERFEPDALALIGRLGQPDDLRRVLDASLDPTAPNDRRARLLDALAGAARERSVRPSGALDAVAELLGNADSPAPVRAAAARAAGAWGLDPRAFGLLDLASEADAPVEARRSALLALAESGNDEARRLVAELAASATPSAVRTGAIDALASFDLNAAAAQAVASLKEAEANPSAIVAALANRRGGPEALVAALDGARLPPDTAKLAARAARSVRRDDSSLADALNRSGGLDADPKPATPEDVASLVADLRMQGDPQRGERIYRREEMQCIKCHAIAGAGGKVGPGLESIGASAPDDYLVESLLLPNSAIKEGYHAIVVATDDGRILNGIPIRETADQLVLRDAEGAEIAIPVSSIEERALGGSLMPTGLVDPLTRAELLDLTAFISAMGEPGPFAIGTEVVARSWDVVVPDGPSGEAIRRIGLEEAVANDDPRFSWQSVTSLVSGSLPIDELPSLTPYHQAPPLTIARLWFDTSAEGPVRLRLDSAEGLLVWLDGSPLDPSEVMEPTVSAGRHWLTVVIDRSERSEQGLRVAFEDVPGSSARAQPVTRE; from the coding sequence ATGAGCCGATTCTTGCTGCGTGGTCTTGGCCTCCTCCTGCTGATTTCTCCCGCCGCCATCGCCCAGCGCGACCTGACCGACCCGCCCGATCCCGACCCGAAGGCCGAGCTGGCCTCCTTCGAGGTGCTCAACGGCTTCGAGGTCAACCTCTGGGCCGCCGAGCCGGATGTCTTCAAACCGATCCAGATGAACTGGGATACCGAAGGCCGCCTCTGGGTCGCCTGCTCCTCCGTCTATCCACAGATCGCACCCGGCCAGGAAGCGAATGATCAGATCATCGTTCTGGAAGACACCGATGGAGACGGCACGGCCGATTCGTCGACCGTCTTTGCGGATGGCTTGCTCATCCCGACCGGCATCCTGCCTGGCGACGGCGGTTGCTACGTGGCCAACAGCACCGAAATCCTGCACCTGAGCGACACGAACGGCGACGGCAAGGCCGACACGCAACGCGTGGTCCTCTCGGGCTTCGGCACCGAGGACACCCACCACATGATCCACACGTTCCGGTGGGGGTTTGACGGCCTGTTCTATTTCAATCAATCGGTTTATATTCATAGCCATGTGGAAACACCCTTCGGTCCCCGACGTCTTGGAGGTGGGGGCATCTGGCAGTACCGCCCCGAGAATGGACGTCTGGAGGTCTTCGCCAGGGGGTTCGTCAACCCGTGGGGACACCATTACGACCGCTTCGGCCAGAACTTCGCCACCGACGGTGCCGGGTTTGAAGGGGTGGCCCATGTGGTTCCCGGAGCAAGTTATACCGCGATCAGCAATCCTGAACGGTTCCTGCACGGCCTGAACCCGGGTAGCCCGAAATACTGCGGAGCGGTGATCGCCAGCGGCCGACACTTGCCGGAGGAACTGGTCGGCAACCTCGTGACGAACGACTTCCGCGCCAACCGGGTGGTTCGCTTCGCGCTGGAAGCGGACGGCTCCAGCTACGTCTCCCGAGAACAAGCCCCGTTGATCCGGTCGTCTCACGTTGGCTTTCGACCGATTGACGTCTTGATGGGTCCTGATGGCGCGATCTATGTGGCCGACTGGTACAATCCGATCATCCAGCACGGTGAGGTTGATTTCCGAGACCCTCGCCGCGACCAAGAGCGCGGCCGCATCTGGCGGATCACCGCCAAAGGCCGCCCCCTCGTGGATCGGCCGAAGCTGGCCGACGCCCCGGTTCCGACCCTGCTCGACACGCTGACTGCGCCCGAAGGCTGGACCCGCGAGGCCACTCGCCAAGTGCTCAAGGAACGCGGCCCTGAGGCCGTCTTGCCGGCGCTCACGCAGTGGGCGGCAGCCCTCGACCCGACGGATGGCGAGGCCCAGCTCGAAGCCCTCTGGCTTCATCAATCGCTCGACCAGGCCGAGCCCGCCTTGCTCTCGTCGATGCTTGACGCGGACGATCCGAATCTTCGCGCCGCCGCCGTGCGGGTGGCCGGAGCCTGGCACGATCGCCTCTCCGACCCGGTCGCGACCCTCGCTCCGCTCGTCGTCGATGAGCACCCTCGCGTTCGCCTCGAAGCGATCCGAGCGCTGGCCGTCGTACCCGATCCGAACGCGGCCGAGGTCGCCCTGCGAGCATTGACCTTGCCCGTCGATCCAACCCTCGATTACGCGCTGTACCTGACCGCCGTCGAGACGGCCCCGCTTTGGCTTCCCTCGGTGACCGAGGGTGAGTCCGACCTTGGCGGTGCCGAGCCGCTGGCCTTTGCCCTGCTTGCGGTTGGATCGTCGGAGGTGATGGACCCGTTGATGCGCCTTGTTCGATCGGGCGAGCTGCCCGAGCGGTTCGAGCCCGATGCGCTGGCGCTGATTGGCCGCCTCGGCCAGCCCGACGACCTGCGGCGCGTGTTGGATGCGTCGCTCGATCCGACTGCCCCCAACGATCGGCGTGCCCGGTTGCTCGACGCCCTGGCCGGGGCGGCTCGGGAACGATCGGTCCGGCCGTCGGGGGCGCTCGATGCGGTTGCTGAGCTCCTCGGGAATGCCGATTCTCCCGCTCCCGTTCGCGCCGCTGCCGCCCGAGCCGCCGGGGCCTGGGGACTCGATCCCCGCGCGTTCGGTCTACTGGATCTGGCCTCCGAGGCTGATGCGCCGGTCGAGGCCCGCCGATCGGCCTTGCTCGCGCTTGCCGAGTCGGGCAACGACGAGGCTCGTCGCCTCGTCGCCGAGCTGGCCGCCTCGGCCACTCCTTCGGCCGTCCGGACCGGAGCGATTGATGCGCTTGCGTCCTTCGATCTGAACGCCGCGGCCGCGCAGGCCGTGGCCAGCCTGAAGGAGGCCGAGGCCAATCCCTCCGCGATCGTCGCCGCCCTGGCCAATCGGCGAGGAGGCCCCGAGGCGCTCGTCGCCGCCCTCGACGGCGCACGCCTGCCACCCGATACCGCCAAGCTCGCCGCACGAGCGGCTCGATCGGTCCGTCGAGATGATTCCTCACTTGCCGATGCCTTGAATCGTTCCGGCGGCCTCGATGCCGACCCGAAACCGGCCACTCCCGAAGACGTGGCCTCGCTGGTTGCCGACCTGCGCATGCAGGGCGACCCCCAACGGGGCGAACGCATCTATCGACGCGAGGAGATGCAGTGCATCAAGTGCCACGCCATCGCCGGGGCAGGGGGCAAGGTGGGGCCAGGCCTGGAGAGCATCGGCGCGAGTGCGCCGGATGATTACCTGGTTGAGTCCCTGTTGCTTCCGAACTCCGCCATCAAGGAAGGCTATCACGCGATCGTCGTCGCCACCGACGACGGCCGCATCCTCAACGGGATCCCGATCCGAGAGACGGCCGATCAACTGGTCCTCCGCGATGCCGAAGGGGCCGAGATTGCCATTCCGGTCTCGTCGATCGAGGAGCGAGCCCTCGGGGGATCGCTCATGCCGACTGGGCTGGTTGACCCGCTGACCCGCGCCGAGCTGCTCGACCTGACCGCCTTCATCTCGGCAATGGGAGAACCCGGTCCCTTTGCGATCGGCACCGAGGTGGTCGCCCGGTCGTGGGACGTGGTCGTTCCCGACGGACCAAGCGGCGAGGCGATCCGCCGGATCGGACTGGAAGAGGCGGTGGCCAACGACGACCCGCGGTTCTCCTGGCAATCCGTCACCTCGCTCGTCTCCGGCAGCCTGCCGATCGACGAATTGCCGAGCCTGACCCCTTACCACCAGGCCCCGCCCTTGACGATCGCCCGCCTCTGGTTCGATACCTCGGCGGAAGGCCCGGTCCGGCTTCGCCTGGATTCGGCCGAAGGGCTGCTGGTCTGGCTCGACGGCTCTCCGCTCGATCCGAGCGAGGTCATGGAGCCGACCGTTTCGGCCGGGCGTCACTGGCTGACCGTGGTGATCGACCGTTCCGAACGATCGGAGCAAGGGCTCCGGGTCGCGTTCGAAGATGTTCCCGGCTCCTCCGCTCGTGCCCAGCCGGTTACGAGGGAGTGA